One Thunnus thynnus chromosome 18, fThuThy2.1, whole genome shotgun sequence genomic region harbors:
- the capn3b gene encoding calpain-3b isoform X3 encodes MRCQRRYAHLGEGRYFKMCGQNKHLQKDFFLYTASKAKCKTYINLREVTERFRLPPGEYVIIPTAFEPHQEGEFILRVFSEKRSTSEEAENIIGLEKIQQDKKKNEKPILFVSDRAGANKEIEHDGIQGEKKKKPKKKILESEEETEEEKQFRAIYKQISGEDMQVCANELKIIMTNVLSKHSEIKSEGFSLETCRSMIALMDTDGTGKLNLQEFKHLWNKIKAWQLIFKRYDKDKSSSISSFEMRNAVHDAGFHLNKQLYDIIAMRYADEHLNIDFDSYICCFVRLEGMFRAFNAFDKDGDGIIKLNVLEWLQLTMYS; translated from the exons ATGAG GTGCCAGAGAAGGTATGCCCATCTTGGAGAAGGTCGTTATTTTAAA ATGTGTGGACAGAATAAGCATCTGCAGAAGGACTTCTTCTTGTATACGGCCTCCAAGGCCAAATGCAAGACCTACATCAACCTGCGGGAGGTAACGGAGCGTTTCCGTCTGCCTCCAGGAGAGTACGTCATCATCCCCACGGCCTTTGAACCCCATCAAGAGGGAGAGTTCATTCTCAGGGTCTTCTCTGAGAAGAGGAGCACCTCTGA GGAGGCAGAGAACATCATCGGGTTGGAGAAAATTCAG caagacaagaaaaagaatgaGAAG CCTATTCTATTTGTGTCAGACAGAGCAGGCGCCAACAAAGAAATTGAGCATGACGGCATTCAgggggaaaagaagaagaaaccaaaG AAAAAAATCCTTGAATCTGAGGAGGAaactgaagaggaaaaacagttCAGAGCCATTTACAAACAGATATCTGGTGAG GACATGCAGGTCTGTGCCAACGAACTCAAAATCATCATGACGAACGTGCTCTCCAAAC ATAGTGAAATAAAGTCAGAAGGTTTCAGCCTGGAGACGTGTCGGAGTATGATCGCCTTGATGGAT ACTGATGGGACAGGAAAACTGAATCTGCAGGAGTTCAAACACTTGTGGAATAAGATTAAAGCGTGGCAG CTGATCTTCAAAAGATATGATAAAGACAAATCCAGCTCCATCAGCAGTTTTGAAATGAGGAATGCTGTCCATGATGCAG GGTTTCACCTCAACAAACAGTTATATGACATCATAGCCATGCGCTACGCGGACGAACACCTCAACATCGACTTTGACAGTTACATCTGCTGTTTTGTGAGGCTAGAGGGCATGTTCA GGGCTTTCAATGCTTTTGACAAAGATGGAGACGGAATTATCAAGCTCAATGTCCTGGAG TGGCTTCAGCTGACCATGTATTCTTAG
- the capn3b gene encoding calpain-3b isoform X1: MGDKKNKVPLVEDTKVKVLYETQASLGPDELGDYPLTGANSIYSAILSRNEAVKDAKRLKTFLELRDKYVRKKVLFEDPLFPANDSSLFYSQKSQMKFEWKRPSELCENPQFIVDGANRTDICQGKLGDCWLLAAIACLTLNEKLLYRVIPPDQSFTENYAGIFHFQFWRYGEWVDVVVDDRIPTCNNKLVFTKSFRENEFWSALLEKAYAKLHGSYEALKGGNTLDAMEDFTGGLTEFFELSEAPKELYKIMRKALKRGSLMGCSIDAYSAHEMETRTEQGLVRGHAYSIIGLEECDEVAKDSKIRLIRLRNPWGWVLWKGPWSANSKEWSSLSIADKDNLKKQTVETSEFWMSFDDFKKNFTKIEMCNLTPDKLQGEERQNWTVSVNEGRWVRGSSAGGCRNFPDTFWTNPQYRLQLYEEDDDPEDERVACTVVVALMQKGRRMQRHQGARFLTIGFSIYEVPEKMCGQNKHLQKDFFLYTASKAKCKTYINLREVTERFRLPPGEYVIIPTAFEPHQEGEFILRVFSEKRSTSEEAENIIGLEKIQQDKKKNEKPILFVSDRAGANKEIEHDGIQGEKKKKPKKKILESEEETEEEKQFRAIYKQISGEDMQVCANELKIIMTNVLSKHSEIKSEGFSLETCRSMIALMDTDGTGKLNLQEFKHLWNKIKAWQLIFKRYDKDKSSSISSFEMRNAVHDAGFHLNKQLYDIIAMRYADEHLNIDFDSYICCFVRLEGMFRAFNAFDKDGDGIIKLNVLEWLQLTMYS; this comes from the exons ATGggggacaaaaaaaataaagtgccTCTTGTTGAAGATACAAAGGTGAAAGTGCTTTATGAAACTCAAGCATCACTCGGGCCTGATGAATTAGGTGATTACCCTCTCACTGGGGCCAACTCTATTTATTCTGCAATCCTAAGCAGAAATGAGGCTGTTAAGGATGCCAAGCGTCTTAAGACTTTTTTGGAGCTGCGAGACAAATACGTGCGCAAGAAAGTGTTGTTTGAGGACCCTCTGTTCCCTGCAAACGACTCCTCACTCTTCTACAGTCAAAAATCTCAGATGAAGTTTGAATGGAAACGTCCCTCG GAACTTTGTGAAAACCCCCAGTTCATTGTGGATGGCGCCAACAGGACAGACATCTGTCAGGGAAAATTGG GTGACTGTTGGCTGCTCGCTGCCATTGCCTGTCTGACTCTGAATGAGAAGCTGTTGTATCGAGTGATCCCCCCTGATCAGAGCTTCACTGAGAACTATGCCGGCATCTTCCATTTCCAG TTCTGGCGTTATGGCGAATGGGTCGATGTGGTTGTGGACGACCGCATCCCCACCTGCAACAACAAGCTGGTGTTTACCAAATCTTTCCGAGAGAACGAGTTCTGGAGTGCTCTTTTGGAGAAAGCTTATGCCAA GTTGCACGGATCTTATGAGGCACTGAAAGGGGGTAACACTTTGGACGCCATGGAGGATTTCACAGGAGGACTTACAGAGTTCTTTGAGTTGTCCGAGGCACCCAAAGAGCTCTACAAAATCATGAGGAAGGCCCTGAAGAGAGGTTCCCTGATGGGCTGCTCCATAGAT GCTTATTCAGCACATGAAATGGAGACTCGGACTGAACAGGGGCTGGTCCGTGGTCATGCCTACTCCATCATAGGCCTGGAGGAG TGTGACGAGGTTGCAAAGGACAGCAAAATTCGTCTGATTCGCCTGCGCAATCCCTGGGGTTGGGTGCTCTGGAAGGGACCTTGGAGTGCAAA TTCAAAGGAGTGGTCAAGCCTTTCCATTGCAGACAaggacaatttaaaaaaacagactgtgGAAACAAGCGAGTTCTG GATGTCTTTTGATGATTTCAAGAAGAACTTCACCAAGATAGAGATGTGTAACCTGACCCCCGACAAACTGCAGGGTGAAGAAAGACAAAACTGGACAGTGTCGGTGAACGAGGGTCGCTGGGTGAGAGGCAGCTCCGCTGGCGGCTGCAGGAACTTCCCAG ACACTTTCTGGACGAACCCTCAGTATCGGCTGCAGCTGTATGAGGAGGACGATGACCCAGAGGATGAGCGGGTGGCCTGCACTGTCGTTGTGGCTCTGATGCAGAAAGGTCGAAGGATGCAGCGCCATCAAGGGGCCAGATTCCTCACCATTGGATTCTCCATCTATGAG GTGCCAGAGAAG ATGTGTGGACAGAATAAGCATCTGCAGAAGGACTTCTTCTTGTATACGGCCTCCAAGGCCAAATGCAAGACCTACATCAACCTGCGGGAGGTAACGGAGCGTTTCCGTCTGCCTCCAGGAGAGTACGTCATCATCCCCACGGCCTTTGAACCCCATCAAGAGGGAGAGTTCATTCTCAGGGTCTTCTCTGAGAAGAGGAGCACCTCTGA GGAGGCAGAGAACATCATCGGGTTGGAGAAAATTCAG caagacaagaaaaagaatgaGAAG CCTATTCTATTTGTGTCAGACAGAGCAGGCGCCAACAAAGAAATTGAGCATGACGGCATTCAgggggaaaagaagaagaaaccaaaG AAAAAAATCCTTGAATCTGAGGAGGAaactgaagaggaaaaacagttCAGAGCCATTTACAAACAGATATCTGGTGAG GACATGCAGGTCTGTGCCAACGAACTCAAAATCATCATGACGAACGTGCTCTCCAAAC ATAGTGAAATAAAGTCAGAAGGTTTCAGCCTGGAGACGTGTCGGAGTATGATCGCCTTGATGGAT ACTGATGGGACAGGAAAACTGAATCTGCAGGAGTTCAAACACTTGTGGAATAAGATTAAAGCGTGGCAG CTGATCTTCAAAAGATATGATAAAGACAAATCCAGCTCCATCAGCAGTTTTGAAATGAGGAATGCTGTCCATGATGCAG GGTTTCACCTCAACAAACAGTTATATGACATCATAGCCATGCGCTACGCGGACGAACACCTCAACATCGACTTTGACAGTTACATCTGCTGTTTTGTGAGGCTAGAGGGCATGTTCA GGGCTTTCAATGCTTTTGACAAAGATGGAGACGGAATTATCAAGCTCAATGTCCTGGAG TGGCTTCAGCTGACCATGTATTCTTAG
- the capn3b gene encoding calpain-3b isoform X2 — MGDKKNKVPLVEDTKVKVLYETQASLGPDELGDYPLTGANSIYSAILSRNEAVKDAKRLKTFLELRDKYVRKKVLFEDPLFPANDSSLFYSQKSQMKFEWKRPSELCENPQFIVDGANRTDICQGKLGDCWLLAAIACLTLNEKLLYRVIPPDQSFTENYAGIFHFQFWRYGEWVDVVVDDRIPTCNNKLVFTKSFRENEFWSALLEKAYAKLHGSYEALKGGNTLDAMEDFTGGLTEFFELSEAPKELYKIMRKALKRGSLMGCSIDAYSAHEMETRTEQGLVRGHAYSIIGLEECDEVAKDSKIRLIRLRNPWGWVLWKGPWSANSKEWSSLSIADKDNLKKQTVETSEFWMSFDDFKKNFTKIEMCNLTPDKLQGEERQNWTVSVNEGRWVRGSSAGGCRNFPDTFWTNPQYRLQLYEEDDDPEDERVACTVVVALMQKGRRMQRHQGARFLTIGFSIYEVPEKMCGQNKHLQKDFFLYTASKAKCKTYINLREVTERFRLPPGEYVIIPTAFEPHQEGEFILRVFSEKRSTSEEAENIIGLEKIQKKILESEEETEEEKQFRAIYKQISGEDMQVCANELKIIMTNVLSKHSEIKSEGFSLETCRSMIALMDTDGTGKLNLQEFKHLWNKIKAWQLIFKRYDKDKSSSISSFEMRNAVHDAGFHLNKQLYDIIAMRYADEHLNIDFDSYICCFVRLEGMFRAFNAFDKDGDGIIKLNVLEWLQLTMYS, encoded by the exons ATGggggacaaaaaaaataaagtgccTCTTGTTGAAGATACAAAGGTGAAAGTGCTTTATGAAACTCAAGCATCACTCGGGCCTGATGAATTAGGTGATTACCCTCTCACTGGGGCCAACTCTATTTATTCTGCAATCCTAAGCAGAAATGAGGCTGTTAAGGATGCCAAGCGTCTTAAGACTTTTTTGGAGCTGCGAGACAAATACGTGCGCAAGAAAGTGTTGTTTGAGGACCCTCTGTTCCCTGCAAACGACTCCTCACTCTTCTACAGTCAAAAATCTCAGATGAAGTTTGAATGGAAACGTCCCTCG GAACTTTGTGAAAACCCCCAGTTCATTGTGGATGGCGCCAACAGGACAGACATCTGTCAGGGAAAATTGG GTGACTGTTGGCTGCTCGCTGCCATTGCCTGTCTGACTCTGAATGAGAAGCTGTTGTATCGAGTGATCCCCCCTGATCAGAGCTTCACTGAGAACTATGCCGGCATCTTCCATTTCCAG TTCTGGCGTTATGGCGAATGGGTCGATGTGGTTGTGGACGACCGCATCCCCACCTGCAACAACAAGCTGGTGTTTACCAAATCTTTCCGAGAGAACGAGTTCTGGAGTGCTCTTTTGGAGAAAGCTTATGCCAA GTTGCACGGATCTTATGAGGCACTGAAAGGGGGTAACACTTTGGACGCCATGGAGGATTTCACAGGAGGACTTACAGAGTTCTTTGAGTTGTCCGAGGCACCCAAAGAGCTCTACAAAATCATGAGGAAGGCCCTGAAGAGAGGTTCCCTGATGGGCTGCTCCATAGAT GCTTATTCAGCACATGAAATGGAGACTCGGACTGAACAGGGGCTGGTCCGTGGTCATGCCTACTCCATCATAGGCCTGGAGGAG TGTGACGAGGTTGCAAAGGACAGCAAAATTCGTCTGATTCGCCTGCGCAATCCCTGGGGTTGGGTGCTCTGGAAGGGACCTTGGAGTGCAAA TTCAAAGGAGTGGTCAAGCCTTTCCATTGCAGACAaggacaatttaaaaaaacagactgtgGAAACAAGCGAGTTCTG GATGTCTTTTGATGATTTCAAGAAGAACTTCACCAAGATAGAGATGTGTAACCTGACCCCCGACAAACTGCAGGGTGAAGAAAGACAAAACTGGACAGTGTCGGTGAACGAGGGTCGCTGGGTGAGAGGCAGCTCCGCTGGCGGCTGCAGGAACTTCCCAG ACACTTTCTGGACGAACCCTCAGTATCGGCTGCAGCTGTATGAGGAGGACGATGACCCAGAGGATGAGCGGGTGGCCTGCACTGTCGTTGTGGCTCTGATGCAGAAAGGTCGAAGGATGCAGCGCCATCAAGGGGCCAGATTCCTCACCATTGGATTCTCCATCTATGAG GTGCCAGAGAAG ATGTGTGGACAGAATAAGCATCTGCAGAAGGACTTCTTCTTGTATACGGCCTCCAAGGCCAAATGCAAGACCTACATCAACCTGCGGGAGGTAACGGAGCGTTTCCGTCTGCCTCCAGGAGAGTACGTCATCATCCCCACGGCCTTTGAACCCCATCAAGAGGGAGAGTTCATTCTCAGGGTCTTCTCTGAGAAGAGGAGCACCTCTGA GGAGGCAGAGAACATCATCGGGTTGGAGAAAATTCAG AAAAAAATCCTTGAATCTGAGGAGGAaactgaagaggaaaaacagttCAGAGCCATTTACAAACAGATATCTGGTGAG GACATGCAGGTCTGTGCCAACGAACTCAAAATCATCATGACGAACGTGCTCTCCAAAC ATAGTGAAATAAAGTCAGAAGGTTTCAGCCTGGAGACGTGTCGGAGTATGATCGCCTTGATGGAT ACTGATGGGACAGGAAAACTGAATCTGCAGGAGTTCAAACACTTGTGGAATAAGATTAAAGCGTGGCAG CTGATCTTCAAAAGATATGATAAAGACAAATCCAGCTCCATCAGCAGTTTTGAAATGAGGAATGCTGTCCATGATGCAG GGTTTCACCTCAACAAACAGTTATATGACATCATAGCCATGCGCTACGCGGACGAACACCTCAACATCGACTTTGACAGTTACATCTGCTGTTTTGTGAGGCTAGAGGGCATGTTCA GGGCTTTCAATGCTTTTGACAAAGATGGAGACGGAATTATCAAGCTCAATGTCCTGGAG TGGCTTCAGCTGACCATGTATTCTTAG